The following nucleotide sequence is from Solidesulfovibrio carbinolicus.
GTCTGCCCCGACCGGGAGCAGACGCCTTTTGCGTTCAGAGATGGCGGCGGACAACTGCCTAGGCCGGCAGCGCGGCCTGGCCGGTCTCCAGGCCCGAGATGACGATTTCCAGCTCCCGAGCCTGGCCGGCCAGAGCGGTGACAGCCCGGGCCGAGGCGGCCATGGCGTCGGATGTGCCGTGGGAGATGCGGCTGATTTCCTCGGCGGTCTGGCGCATCTGCTCGGTGGTGGCCGACTGCTCTTCGGCGGCGGCGGCCATGGAGCGGATCTGATCCGAGGTGCGCGAAACGATGCCGACGATCTCTTCCAGCATGACCCCGGAGGCATGGGCCTTGTCCGTGCCGGCGGCGATGGCCCGGGTGGTCTCGTCGGTCTTGGCGCTGTTGCGGCGCACACTTTGTTGCATAGTTGTGATAAAGCCGGCCACATCCTTGGTGGCGGTCATGGTCTTTTCGGCCAGCTTGCGGACCTCATCGGCCACCACGGCAAAGCCGCGTCCGGCGTCTCCGGCCCGGGCCGCCTCGATGGCGGCATTGAGCGCCAGCAGGTTGGTCTGATCGGCGATGTCGGCGATAACGCCCATGATCTTGCCAATGCCTTCGGCCTGGTCGCCAAGATCGTTCATGTCGCGGCGCAGTTCCTCGGCCAGCTGATTGACGTTGCCGATGACCGCGGCCACGTCGGAAACCATGCCGGCCCCGGCCGTGGCTTTTTTCCGGGCGTCGTCGGCCAGGGTGGCGGCAGCGGCGGCGTTGCGGGCGACTTCCATGACGGCGGTGTTCATGGCGTCCATGGCCAGGGCGGTTTCGCCGATGCGCTCCTTTTGCTCCACGGCCCCGTGTTCCACAGTATCGACCTGATGCGCCAGGGCCTCGGTTTCCCCGGCCAGGGCGTCGGCGATGGCCTTGGCTTCCCGGGCCGTAGCCAACATCCGCTCGGTCTGTTCCCGCATGAGGGCCTCGCTGCGGCGCAGATCGGTATAGTCGGAATAGACGCAAAGCGAACCCATCATCTTGCCGTTGATGGCGTTAAAAAGCGGCGTGGCGTCAATGAGCACATTGCGGACATTGCCCTTGCGCGAAACCAGATCGACTTCCTTGCGGATGCCACGCTTTTCGGTCATGCACTGGCCGAGCACGGTCTTGCGGCCGGGATCGCCATAAAAAAAGCCGGCCACGTTCTGGCCGTAATAGTCCTCGGGACGCCCGGAGTGCTCGATAAGGCGCATGAGGTCGTCGTTGGTCAGGCGCAAGTCCTCGGCCTCGTCCACCACCACAAACGGAGTGGCCATGCCGGCCACAATGCCTTGATAGTAACCCAGGGAGTTCTCCAGGTGGTGGACCATCTCGCGCAGCGACCGGCCGATGGCTTCAAATTCCTTGGGCAGCCCCGTGCGCAGGTTGGAGCCGAAATGGCCCTGGGCGATGGCCCCGGCATAATCGACAAGAGCCGTCGCGCCGCTGGTGACGCCCCGGATGAGTCCGGTGATAAGAGCCAACAACAGGACCACTGAAAGCACGGCCATGCCAAGGAACATGCGAAAAACCGTGGCCTCGCCTTCCTGGATGGCGTCGAGATTGGCCTTGTTGGTCTCTCGTTGAATGGCGACGGCGTCCAACATGATCTTTTTCAGCGCCCGCCACTGCGGCGTTTCCTCGGCATTGAGCAACCGCACGGCCTCGGCCGGATTGGTTGCAGCTATGTCCATGAGGCGTTTTTTCAGTTCATGGCTGATCTCCCAACGCGGGCCGATCTCACGCAAGTCCTCGGCGATACGGCCGGTGGCCAAGGCCGTCGCCGAAGCCAGGGCCTCGCGAAATTGCTTGTCGGCATTGGCGTAGTTGTCCCGGGCCGTCTTGTCGCTGGGATTGAGCAGCACGTTTCGGGTAGCCTGCTCGGTTTGCAGTCCCTGGGCGTAAACGTCCTGAAGATGATACAACAGGGGGCCATCGACAGTGCTGACATTTTTAAGATAACCCAGCATCCTGTCTTGCTGCATATAGAGAAGCATCAAGGTCAAACTTGCCCCGATGACGCTGGCCACGCCAAGGGTCAACAGCAAGGACTTTAGGCTTAAGCGGCTCATTCTCTCCTCCCGGAAGTCAGGCTATCGGCAAACAACACAGACGCCCTGGCGCGCTTACGGAGCGCCAAGCACTGTGACGAACATATTGCAACAGTGTATTTTGGG
It contains:
- a CDS encoding methyl-accepting chemotaxis protein is translated as MSRLSLKSLLLTLGVASVIGASLTLMLLYMQQDRMLGYLKNVSTVDGPLLYHLQDVYAQGLQTEQATRNVLLNPSDKTARDNYANADKQFREALASATALATGRIAEDLREIGPRWEISHELKKRLMDIAATNPAEAVRLLNAEETPQWRALKKIMLDAVAIQRETNKANLDAIQEGEATVFRMFLGMAVLSVVLLLALITGLIRGVTSGATALVDYAGAIAQGHFGSNLRTGLPKEFEAIGRSLREMVHHLENSLGYYQGIVAGMATPFVVVDEAEDLRLTNDDLMRLIEHSGRPEDYYGQNVAGFFYGDPGRKTVLGQCMTEKRGIRKEVDLVSRKGNVRNVLIDATPLFNAINGKMMGSLCVYSDYTDLRRSEALMREQTERMLATAREAKAIADALAGETEALAHQVDTVEHGAVEQKERIGETALAMDAMNTAVMEVARNAAAAATLADDARKKATAGAGMVSDVAAVIGNVNQLAEELRRDMNDLGDQAEGIGKIMGVIADIADQTNLLALNAAIEAARAGDAGRGFAVVADEVRKLAEKTMTATKDVAGFITTMQQSVRRNSAKTDETTRAIAAGTDKAHASGVMLEEIVGIVSRTSDQIRSMAAAAEEQSATTEQMRQTAEEISRISHGTSDAMAASARAVTALAGQARELEIVISGLETGQAALPA